One genomic region from Osmerus mordax isolate fOsmMor3 chromosome 4, fOsmMor3.pri, whole genome shotgun sequence encodes:
- the amn1 gene encoding protein AMN1 homolog isoform X1 has translation MMAVDSLSNICASLVATYADHFHKDIIALPVHIKDRLVRIMTSHGTVTDLNISQLLHAGIHKLDLQNCPVSDSALRQIHCPELRTILLRGCLSISSEGVGALASSCPRLQVVDLTECAGVADRGVLALARCCPALQVLSLGDCPTVGDASLLALAGSCGLLHSLYLSGTQVTDVGVTGLATGLCSNNLKELQLARCSNLTDRAVTAVLTHCPNIRIFNFHGCPHITDRSRDALHNLTGPDKIQQVSWTVY, from the exons ATGATGGCAGTGGACTCGCTTTCGAATAT ATGTGCAAGTCTTGTGGCAACCTATGCAGACCACTTTCACAAAGACATCATCGCCTTACCCGTGCACATCAAGGACAGACTGGTGCGGATCATGACATCTCATGGCACAGTCACCGACCTCAACATCAGTCAG CTTCTGCATGCTGGTATACACAAGTTGGACTTGCAGAACTGCCCGGTATCGGACTCTGCCCTGAGACAGATTCACTGCCCTGAGCTCCGGACGATTCTCTTGCGAGgctgcctctctatctcctcagAAG GGGTGGgggccctggcctcctcctgcccccgccTGCAGGTTGTGGACCTGACGGAGTGTGCTGGGGTGGCAGACCGGGGTGTCCTGGCCCTGGCTCGCTGCTGCCCCGCCCTGCAGGTGCTCTCCCTGGGGGACTGCCCCACCGTGGGAGATGCCTCGCTGCTGGCGCTGGCCGGGAGCTGCGGGCTGCTGCACAGCCTGTACCTGTCTGGAACACAG GTCACGGATGTGGGTGTCACTGGGCTTGCTACAGGACTCTGCTCCAACAACCTTAAA GAACTGCAGCTGGCTCGGTGTAGTAACCTGACTGACCGGGCCGTGACAGctgtcctcacacactgccCCAACATCCGCATCTTCAACTTCCATGGATGTCCTCACATCACAG ATCGTTCCAGAGACGCCCTCCACAACCTCACCGGCCCTGACAAGATACAACAAGTGTCCTGGACTGTTTACTGA
- the amn1 gene encoding protein AMN1 homolog isoform X2, producing MMAVDSLSNICASLVATYADHFHKDIIALPVHIKDRLVRIMTSHGTVTDLNISQLLHAGIHKLDLQNCPVSDSALRQIHCPELRTILLRGCLSISSEGVGALASSCPRLQVVDLTECAGVADRGVLALARCCPALQVLSLGDCPTVGDASLLALAGSCGLLHSLYLSGTQVTDVGVTGLATGLCSNNLKELQLARCSNLTDRAVTAVLTHCPNIRIFNFHGCPHITGALPQSVASLSSVVTL from the exons ATGATGGCAGTGGACTCGCTTTCGAATAT ATGTGCAAGTCTTGTGGCAACCTATGCAGACCACTTTCACAAAGACATCATCGCCTTACCCGTGCACATCAAGGACAGACTGGTGCGGATCATGACATCTCATGGCACAGTCACCGACCTCAACATCAGTCAG CTTCTGCATGCTGGTATACACAAGTTGGACTTGCAGAACTGCCCGGTATCGGACTCTGCCCTGAGACAGATTCACTGCCCTGAGCTCCGGACGATTCTCTTGCGAGgctgcctctctatctcctcagAAG GGGTGGgggccctggcctcctcctgcccccgccTGCAGGTTGTGGACCTGACGGAGTGTGCTGGGGTGGCAGACCGGGGTGTCCTGGCCCTGGCTCGCTGCTGCCCCGCCCTGCAGGTGCTCTCCCTGGGGGACTGCCCCACCGTGGGAGATGCCTCGCTGCTGGCGCTGGCCGGGAGCTGCGGGCTGCTGCACAGCCTGTACCTGTCTGGAACACAG GTCACGGATGTGGGTGTCACTGGGCTTGCTACAGGACTCTGCTCCAACAACCTTAAA GAACTGCAGCTGGCTCGGTGTAGTAACCTGACTGACCGGGCCGTGACAGctgtcctcacacactgccCCAACATCCGCATCTTCAACTTCCATGGATGTCCTCACATCACAGGTGCACTTCCACAGTCTGTCGCCTCCCTGAGTTCTGTAGTTACACTCTGA
- the etfbkmt gene encoding electron transfer flavoprotein beta subunit lysine methyltransferase, with the protein MSCQLALSNSEMIKKLIGVLNPKHFNLVERTRAFSTTIFLQGGQPEINDIKKFIVENTEIVRENNLTPEIQLRLFTPNCWFWHARPELWPFSDPFWAIYWPGGQALTRYVLGNPLVSKGKKVLDLGSGCGASAIAAQLCGAAHVIANDIDPVAALATQINCELNGLDPLLCVTDNLIGSDSGGYDLILLGDMFYEEALAVSLRHWLDRCIQTQGTEVLIGDPGRAQFEDQRGRRRLQCLAQYELPLAVQQENYGLTCSSVWQYQPRL; encoded by the exons ATGTCATGTCAGCTGGCTCTCAGCAACAGCGAAATGATTAAGAAGCTTATTGGAGTTTTGAACCCTAAACACTTTAACCTTGTTGAAAGGACCAGAGCTTTCAGCACAACCATATTTTTACAAGGCGGTCAGCCCGAAATTAACGATATAAAAAAGTTCATTGTCGAAAACACAGAGATCGTCAGAGAGAACAATTTGACACCAGAAATCCAATTGAGATTGTTCACCCCAAACTGTTGGTTCTGGCACGCGAGACCAGAGCTTTGGCCTTTCTCGGATCCTTTCTGGGCCATCTACTGGCCAGGCGGACAGGCGCTCACCAG GTATGTTCTAGGAAATCCTCTGGTTTCAAAGGGTAAGAAAGTGTTGGACCTCGGCAGTGGCTGTGGGGCGTCTGCTATTGCTGCCCAGCTCTGTGGAGCTGCTCATGTGATAGCAAACGATATAGACCCGG TTGCAGCCTTGGCGACCCAGATCAACTGTGAGCTGAACGGGCTGGATCCCCTCCTCTGTGTCACAGACAACCTGATTGGTTCAGACTCCGGGGGATATGACCTCATCCTCCTGGGAGACATGTTCTATGAGGAAGCCCTGGCTGTCAGCCTCCGGCACTGGTTGGACCGCTGCATCCAAACCCAGGGGACCGAGGTTCTGATAGGAGACCCAGGAAGGGCCCAGTTTGAGGACCAGCGAGGCAGGAGGCGGCTGCAGTGCCTGGCGCAGTACGAGCTGCCCCTTGCTGTTCAGCAGGAGAACTATGGACTCACCTGCTCCTCTGTGTGGCAGTATCAACCTCGGCTCTGA